A window of the Lactobacillus amylovorus DSM 20531 genome harbors these coding sequences:
- a CDS encoding 1-deoxy-D-xylulose-5-phosphate synthase — MNKHPEYLLNNISGPKDLKKLSIPEMEELAKEIRTLILEKDAAEGGHLGPDLGIVEATIAYHYVFDAPKDKIVWDVSHQTYPHKMLTGRALAWIDPDHYEDVTPYTNPDESPYDYYAVGHTSTSIALATGMAKARDLMGRHENIMALIGDGSMTGGLAYEGLNNAVIEKHNIVVVVNDNQMSIDENVGGLVTALKKLRDSNGETKENPFTAMGFDYRYVADGNDVKSMIDAFKAVKDVDHPILLHINTLKGKGYEPAIDNEEAHHWVMPFDLKTDKTTVPAPEGPTANSVAMDVMKKHIENGEKIMAIDAAIPGVFGLDEIKNKYPENYHDVGIAEQESVAFAAGMAKEGAVPVLFENSTFLQRAFDQLSHDVAANDLPVVMMVAGGGMSGTSKTHLGIFDQVMISNLPNWIYLAPTTLAEEKDMMEWAIKQRKHPVAIKIPTKRVPAGKDVSRDYSEIKYDIKPGNDVAVLALGDMYEMLGKEVAEKLGASLVNPISANILDTASLDKLADENKVIVTLEDNILDGGFGEKVASYLGDKDVKVLNYGQKRVYTDQVPLKDILKDNRMTVDQIVEDVKNA; from the coding sequence ATGAATAAACACCCAGAATATTTATTAAATAACATTTCTGGTCCTAAAGACTTAAAGAAGCTCTCCATTCCTGAAATGGAAGAATTAGCTAAAGAAATTAGAACCTTAATTCTCGAAAAAGACGCAGCTGAAGGTGGCCACCTTGGTCCAGACTTGGGTATCGTAGAAGCAACTATTGCTTACCACTACGTTTTTGATGCACCTAAAGACAAGATCGTTTGGGATGTTTCTCACCAAACTTACCCACACAAGATGTTGACTGGTCGTGCTCTTGCCTGGATTGATCCAGATCATTACGAAGACGTAACTCCATATACTAACCCAGATGAAAGTCCATATGACTACTACGCTGTAGGTCACACCTCTACTTCGATTGCTTTAGCAACAGGTATGGCTAAAGCTAGAGATTTAATGGGTAGACACGAAAACATCATGGCTTTAATCGGTGATGGTTCAATGACTGGCGGCTTAGCTTATGAAGGTTTAAACAACGCAGTTATTGAAAAGCACAACATTGTTGTCGTAGTTAACGACAACCAAATGTCCATCGACGAAAACGTGGGTGGTTTAGTCACCGCTTTAAAGAAATTGCGTGATTCAAATGGTGAAACTAAAGAAAACCCATTTACTGCAATGGGCTTTGACTACCGCTACGTTGCTGATGGTAACGATGTTAAATCAATGATTGATGCCTTCAAGGCAGTTAAAGATGTAGATCACCCAATTTTGCTTCATATCAACACCTTGAAAGGTAAGGGCTATGAACCAGCTATCGACAATGAAGAAGCTCACCACTGGGTAATGCCATTTGATTTAAAGACCGACAAGACAACTGTTCCAGCCCCAGAAGGTCCAACTGCAAATTCTGTTGCAATGGATGTAATGAAGAAGCACATTGAAAATGGTGAAAAGATCATGGCTATCGATGCTGCAATTCCTGGTGTCTTTGGTCTTGATGAAATTAAGAATAAATATCCTGAAAACTACCACGATGTAGGTATTGCCGAGCAAGAGTCTGTTGCCTTTGCTGCAGGTATGGCTAAGGAAGGTGCAGTTCCAGTATTGTTTGAAAATTCAACCTTCTTACAACGTGCCTTTGACCAATTATCACACGACGTTGCCGCAAACGACTTGCCTGTTGTCATGATGGTTGCCGGTGGCGGAATGTCTGGTACAAGTAAGACCCACCTTGGTATTTTTGATCAAGTAATGATTTCTAATTTACCTAACTGGATCTACCTTGCCCCTACCACCTTGGCTGAAGAAAAAGACATGATGGAATGGGCTATTAAGCAAAGAAAGCACCCAGTTGCAATCAAGATACCAACTAAGCGTGTTCCTGCAGGCAAAGATGTTAGTCGTGATTACTCAGAAATCAAATATGATATCAAGCCTGGTAACGACGTCGCAGTTTTGGCTTTAGGTGACATGTACGAAATGCTTGGTAAAGAAGTTGCTGAAAAACTCGGTGCAAGTTTGGTTAACCCAATTTCAGCTAATATCTTAGACACCGCTTCATTAGATAAATTAGCTGATGAAAACAAAGTTATCGTAACTCTTGAAGACAACATTTTAGACGGTGGCTTTGGTGAAAAGGTTGCTTCATACCTCGGTGACAAAGACGTCAAAGTTTTGAATTACGGTCAAAAACGTGTTTACACTGATCAAGTTCCATTAAAAGACATTTTGAAAGATAACCGTATGACTGTTGATCAAATCGTTGAAGACGTTAAGAACGCCTAA
- a CDS encoding Mini-ribonuclease 3 gives MTKIKKLTEEDVNPDTLNGQTLAYLGDAVYEVIIRRHLVCGGIVKPQVLQREATHYVSAKAQAALVTKMQDEELLTDDELTAFRRGRNAKSHTKAKHTSLKTYQLSTGFEAMIGYLNLLNQDDRVQELSKWCIDTVEKDGLKDYDFE, from the coding sequence GTGACTAAAATAAAAAAATTAACTGAAGAAGATGTAAATCCGGATACTTTGAATGGTCAAACTTTGGCTTATTTGGGGGATGCGGTCTACGAAGTGATCATTCGTCGCCACTTAGTTTGTGGCGGAATAGTAAAACCACAAGTTTTGCAACGTGAAGCAACGCATTATGTTTCTGCTAAAGCACAAGCTGCACTAGTAACTAAAATGCAGGATGAAGAATTGCTCACAGACGATGAGTTAACTGCATTTCGCCGCGGTCGCAATGCCAAGAGTCATACTAAAGCTAAGCATACTAGCCTTAAGACTTATCAATTGTCAACTGGTTTTGAGGCGATGATCGGTTACTTGAATTTGTTAAATCAAGATGATCGTGTGCAAGAATTAAGTAAATGGTGCATTGATACAGTAGAAAAGGACGGACTAAAAGATTATGACTTCGAATAA
- the secE gene encoding preprotein translocase subunit SecE, with amino-acid sequence MIKFFKSVAQEMKMVTWPSAKQNRHDTAIVITSSILFAAYLGALDWLFSWLTQRIM; translated from the coding sequence ATGATTAAGTTTTTTAAGAGTGTAGCTCAAGAAATGAAGATGGTTACTTGGCCATCAGCTAAGCAAAACAGACACGATACTGCAATTGTTATTACTAGTTCAATTTTATTTGCAGCATATTTAGGCGCTCTTGACTGGCTCTTCAGTTGGTTAACTCAAAGAATTATGTAA
- the nusG gene encoding transcription termination/antitermination protein NusG, producing the protein MVETAQKKWYVLHTYSGYEDKVKSDLLSRAQSMGMQDYIFSVMVPEEEKVETVRGKKQEVEEKIFPGYVLVEMVMTDESWFIVRNTPNVTGFVGSHGGGSKPSPLLPEEVERLLKNQGQPAKEPTTNFDVGESVTITEGAFNGMVGKITDIQPDKYKLYVSVDMFGRATTAEIDYDQVKKLDENE; encoded by the coding sequence ATGGTCGAAACAGCTCAAAAGAAATGGTATGTATTGCACACTTATTCTGGCTATGAAGATAAGGTTAAGTCAGACTTGCTTTCTCGTGCTCAAAGTATGGGGATGCAAGATTACATTTTCAGCGTAATGGTTCCTGAAGAAGAAAAGGTTGAAACTGTCCGCGGCAAGAAGCAAGAAGTTGAAGAAAAGATTTTCCCAGGTTACGTTTTAGTTGAAATGGTAATGACTGATGAAAGTTGGTTCATCGTAAGAAACACTCCTAACGTAACTGGCTTTGTTGGTTCACACGGTGGTGGTTCTAAGCCTTCACCACTTCTTCCAGAAGAAGTTGAACGTTTGCTTAAGAACCAAGGCCAACCTGCTAAGGAACCAACTACTAACTTCGATGTTGGCGAATCAGTAACTATTACTGAAGGTGCCTTCAATGGTATGGTTGGTAAGATCACTGACATTCAACCTGATAAGTACAAATTATATGTTTCAGTTGATATGTTTGGTCGTGCAACTACTGCTGAAATTGACTACGATCAAGTTAAGAAGTTGGACGAAAACGAATAA
- the rplK gene encoding 50S ribosomal protein L11, protein MAKKVINVVKLQIPAGAATPAPPVGPALGQAGINIVGFTKDFNARTADQKGMIIPVVITVYEDRSFEFVTKTPPAPVLLKQAAKIKKASGEPNTKKVGKVTKDQVKEIAETKMKDLNAADIEAAMRMVEGTARSMGIEVED, encoded by the coding sequence GTGGCAAAGAAAGTTATTAACGTAGTTAAGTTACAAATTCCAGCTGGCGCTGCAACCCCTGCACCTCCAGTTGGTCCTGCTTTGGGTCAAGCTGGTATTAACATTGTTGGTTTTACTAAGGACTTCAATGCTAGAACTGCTGACCAAAAGGGCATGATTATCCCTGTAGTTATTACTGTTTACGAAGACCGTTCATTCGAATTCGTAACTAAGACTCCACCAGCACCAGTACTTTTGAAGCAAGCTGCTAAGATCAAGAAGGCTTCTGGTGAACCTAACACCAAGAAAGTTGGTAAGGTAACCAAGGACCAAGTCAAGGAAATTGCCGAGACTAAGATGAAAGACCTTAACGCTGCTGACATCGAAGCTGCTATGCGCATGGTTGAAGGTACCGCTAGAAGCATGGGTATCGAAGTCGAAGACTAA
- the rpmG gene encoding 50S ribosomal protein L33 yields MAVKKAALACSVCGSRNYSITASKNRTQRLELKKFCKHCGKMTLHKETR; encoded by the coding sequence ATGGCAGTGAAAAAAGCAGCCTTAGCCTGCAGCGTATGTGGGTCACGCAACTACTCAATCACCGCAAGCAAGAATCGCACTCAGCGACTTGAACTGAAGAAGTTCTGCAAGCATTGCGGTAAGATGACTTTGCATAAAGAAACGAGGTAA
- a CDS encoding sigma-70 family RNA polymerase sigma factor, with protein MRVKERKLIKKVKAGDDEALEKLFVLYKPLVNSVVKKYYLGHYDRNDWEQEAMIICYEAALVYSSEKGNFGSLYKTKLSNHARTLIRYNNAFKRQVYDQSISWESVKIQGIQEPRRSELAIPINDTYNEFVKSLSRLELIALMTIIGEMSAEYVIDHLKIEAIQLIRARSRTLQKMRKVLF; from the coding sequence ATGAGAGTAAAAGAGAGAAAGTTAATTAAAAAAGTTAAAGCCGGGGATGATGAGGCTTTAGAAAAATTATTTGTATTATATAAACCGTTAGTGAATTCAGTTGTAAAAAAGTATTACCTGGGTCATTATGATCGCAATGATTGGGAACAGGAGGCCATGATTATTTGTTATGAAGCTGCCTTAGTTTATTCCAGTGAAAAAGGTAATTTTGGTAGTTTGTATAAAACAAAATTGTCGAATCATGCGCGAACTTTGATTAGGTACAATAATGCTTTTAAAAGACAGGTTTATGATCAATCTATTTCCTGGGAAAGTGTCAAAATTCAGGGAATTCAGGAGCCGAGGCGGAGCGAATTAGCGATTCCAATCAACGATACCTACAATGAATTCGTCAAAAGTTTATCACGTTTGGAATTAATCGCATTAATGACGATTATTGGTGAAATGAGTGCGGAATACGTGATTGATCATTTAAAAATTGAGGCAATTCAACTGATTAGAGCAAGATCAAGGACCCTGCAAAAAATGCGCAAAGTACTTTTTTAG
- the rlmB gene encoding 23S rRNA (guanosine(2251)-2'-O)-methyltransferase RlmB produces MTSNKDFVFGRHAGLDYLKTHNSDQINKVFLQHGVQEDFANQVYAITKKKRLVVQTVPKNKLDRLVEGGNHQGLVLAISSFEYADLDQLLDQFDQEGKEPFLLMLDSIEDPHNLGSILRSADATGVDGIIIPKRHATGLTSVVAKTSTGAIDYVPVARVNNLVQTTKELKKRGYWIFGTDMAGVDYREWNANGKTVLVIGNEGKGIAPLLKKQMDQTITLPMIGHVQSLNASVATGVLLYQAFNSRHPLK; encoded by the coding sequence ATGACTTCGAATAAAGATTTTGTTTTTGGTCGCCATGCCGGACTGGATTATTTGAAGACGCATAACTCTGATCAAATCAATAAGGTGTTTTTGCAACATGGCGTGCAAGAAGACTTTGCTAATCAAGTATATGCGATTACTAAGAAAAAGAGATTGGTGGTTCAGACCGTTCCTAAGAATAAGTTGGATCGTTTAGTTGAAGGCGGCAACCACCAAGGGCTTGTTTTGGCAATCTCTAGTTTTGAATATGCCGACTTGGATCAACTGCTTGATCAATTTGACCAAGAAGGAAAAGAACCATTTTTATTGATGCTTGATTCAATTGAAGATCCGCATAATCTAGGTTCCATTTTACGTTCTGCAGATGCGACAGGCGTAGACGGAATTATTATTCCTAAGCGTCATGCCACTGGTTTGACCTCGGTTGTAGCTAAGACTTCAACCGGTGCGATCGATTATGTTCCTGTTGCCCGTGTAAACAATTTGGTCCAAACAACTAAGGAATTGAAGAAGCGCGGCTACTGGATCTTTGGTACAGACATGGCTGGTGTTGATTACCGTGAATGGAATGCCAATGGTAAAACAGTTTTGGTTATTGGTAACGAAGGTAAAGGAATCGCTCCATTACTTAAGAAACAAATGGATCAAACCATTACTTTGCCAATGATTGGTCACGTTCAATCATTGAATGCGAGTGTGGCAACAGGTGTTTTGCTCTATCAAGCATTTAACAGTAGACATCCATTAAAATAA